One Fulvia fulva chromosome 8, complete sequence DNA window includes the following coding sequences:
- a CDS encoding putative FAD synthase — protein MYEIETVTQCARNTRLSLPSARTSTFTTCIRNPISAMRSDEGTSAKATAPPLKDEIKPAQSLAEQCERIHKRVYELLGREPETDRIREVQRQTRISLGVIGEALERYSLDALSFSYNGGKDCLVLLILYLAALHTHATGQPHEPLDNGLSNGSQQQTNGSRPSPKSRAFALQPSLRSVYIVTPNTFPSVTSFVDHSVQKYHLSLARYSLPMRAAFTAYLADAPSVKAIFVGTRRNDPHGAALTYFDRTDHGWPDFMRIHPVIDWHYREIWTFIRELDVEYCELYDRGYTSLGGIDDTHPNPKLRREGSEGETYRPAYELQEDGEERAGRDFGR, from the exons ATGTACGAGATCGAAACCGTAAC ACAATGCGCTCGTAATACTCGGCTTTCCTTACCCTCAGCCCGCACTTCGACGTTCACTACATGTATACGAAACCCGATCTCGGCAATGCGCAGCGATGAAGGGACCTCGGCGAAAGCGACAGCACCACCGCTGAAGGACGAGATCAAACCGGCGCAGTCGTTGGCGGAGCAATGTGAAAGGATACATAAGAGAGTGTATGAGCTGTTGGGGAGAGAGCCGGAGACGGATAGGATACGGGAGGTACAGAGGCAGACGAGGATCAGTTTGGGGGTTATTGGGGAGGCGTTGGAGAGGTATAG CCTCGATGCcctctccttctcctacAATGGCGGGAAAGACTGCCTGGTGCTCCTAATCCTCTACCTCGCTGCTCTGCACACCCACGCTACCGGCCAACCGCACGAACCATTGGACAATGGTCTTTCGAACGGCTCGCAACAACAAACCAATGGCTCACGACCATCACCAAAATCCCGAGCATTCGCCCTCCAACCCTCCCTCCGCTCCGTCTACATCGTCACACCCAACACCTTCCCCTCCGTAACCTCCTTCGTCGACCACTCGGTCCAGAAATACCACCTCTCCCTCGCTCGCTACTCCCTCCCCATGCGTGCCGCCTTCACCGCCTACCTCGCCGACGCGCCCTCAGTCAAAGCCATCTTCGTCGGCACCCGCCGGAACGACCCTCACGGCGCCGCTCTCACATATTTCGACCGAACAGATCATGGATGGCCCGATTTCATGCGAATCCATCCTGTGATCGATTGGCATTATAGGGAGATTTGGACCTTTATAAGGGAGTTAGATGTGGAATATTGTGAGCTTTATGATAGGGGGTACACGAGTTTGGGCGGGATCGATGACACGCATCCGAATCCGAAGTTGAGGAGGGAGGGCAGCGAGGGGGAGACGTATAGGCCGGCGTACGAGTTGCAGGAGGATGGAGAGGAGAGGGCGGGGAGAGATTTTGGGAGGTGA
- a CDS encoding Tuberous sclerosis 1: MSLHTSRAYAARGKSPLANHDDDRRSIRDATKALQTHFSGSKIPLSLPSESRRMLQAFVEAHDGNVDDEEPSRANQELKQFCDKYIGQSTQKLGAFIGVLKELRPAIVHEDHLLAWYRLAAKPVVSAVGYKKSAQDDAQDFITSLMIYDEDDNNAKQRARTSTRIRNDLLELYISRTKGLEEDELCVASDNAQIAKQAENALVAFARKMPKHFFNSLDDLIVRAETRLQGLTLLSAFLQNQVPHLYNVMHTPLIDDLLKCLMNDTSTTILSVALKSLIMLMPHMPGSLGDKLPRLFLVYSRLLCWEKFSPLSTEAQKSLVTDDRIPSDSQDHGDVGIDTAWEHARPKDDVVEATAPEVMTYFTYLYGLYPLNFMSYVRKPRRFLKNLEFPGADEFDLDQAVIRSRTDQYRQVHLLHPNFFNMTVEEELIDTKWPKMDPADVVAQCHALALNTKPTLTSPGPPPTGRLPDLPPLQRIPPSAHGTTSPSISHTSSRSGGSWRNTQSTAVSAISMEESPVLGPVDDRSEDMLRPKTPTRRSGVSPSLDEFPLPLQGFPTNIGLGNRPEPKNNLEFLQQKIIGLQNDLNFERWHRAQYSSHIGQLMRKNVKDATVEAETLNLINANRALKQQLEQVRNAREATIKDSNLTRKQTSNLETNLTERFHKMKKEQETWAADADELKRLRSEMKHYRDLLSAAEARELGKSHQLEMMNRDVEQLQKLQKQLTEAQRKVREFEYREFDFDQAKREMEILQSEKETMQMRLQRHEHERERTKRVYADRLAELEAQVGVSATYDRPPTSLSNDNYAMQQALADAQAKLAQLKKTHSRLLERHTDLELEYQSIKSQLSPTSYNLRRSGSVGGYSDHDRTPDAMSGGLGFRRGVIDGIYELASKYDAASEAAYTNVSASDPGPKRYPQDMRALPISPVSAPRSEATINSAAGLTWKPRLSTTSTKRNSSKAPSAYMPTAPLGADERSVISGDSGKDRKDKINADSKVRVYGRGGAQNIKLKPKEKEAAKEKEMKGFKALKGIAGL; the protein is encoded by the exons ATGTCGCTTCACACCTCACGGGCTTATGCTGCCCGCGGCAAGAGTCCGCTAGCTAACCACGACGACGACCGCAGATCGATCAGAGATGCTACTAAAGCACTTCAGACCCACTTCAGTGGCTCAAAGATACCACTATCGCTGCCGTCCGAGAGCCGACGAATGCTGCAGGCCTTCGTGGAAGCACACGATGGGAACGTAGACGATGAAGAGCCTTCCCGAGCCAATCAAGAGCTTAAACAATTCTGCGACAAATATATCGGACAGAGCACCCAGAAGCTTGGGGCATTTATTGGGGTGCTGAAGGAGCTGCGGCCAGCAATTGTGCATGAGGATCATCTTCTGGCATGGTATCGCCTGGCTGCGAAGCCCGTCGTCAGCGCGGTGGGATACAAGAAGTCCGCACAGGATGATGCGCAAGACTTCATTACGAGCCTCATGATTTACGACGAAGACGACAATAATGCCAAGCAACGAGCGAGAACATCGACACGGATACGCAACGATCTACTCGAACTGTACATTTCACGCACCAAAGGCCTGGAGGAGGATGAGCTGTGTGTGGCATCGGATAATGCACAGATTGCGAAACAGGCTGAGAATGCACTTGTGGCATTCGCACGAAAGATGCCCAAGCACTTCTTCAACAGTCTGGACGACTTGATCGTGAGGGCGGAAACACGACTGCAGGGGTTGACCCTACTCAGTGCCTTTCTGCAGAATCAGGTGCCTCATCTGTACAATGTGATGCACACTCCGCTGATCGACGACCTTCTCAAATGCCTCATGAACGACACTTCCACGACGATACTTTCAGTGGCGCTAAAGTCACTCATCATGCTCATGCCACACATGCCCGGATCTCTTGGAGACAAGCTTCCTCGCCTATTCCTGGTCTACAGCAGACTCTTGTGCTGGGAGAAATTCAGTCCGCTGAGTACCGAAGCGCAGAAGAGCCTGGTCACCGATGACCGCATACCTTCCGACAGCCAAGATCATGGAGACGTCGGTATCGACACTGCTTGGGAACACGCCCGGCCGAAGGATGATGTGGTAGAAGCCACTGCGCCTGAAGTCATGACATACTTCACCTACCTATACGGCTTGTACCCGCTCAACTTCATGAGCTACGTCCGAAAGCCGCGAAGGTTTCTCAAGAACCTCGAGTTCCCTGGAGCGGACGAATTCGATCTTGACCAAGCAGTGATTCGCAGCAGGACCGATCAATACCGCCAAGTACATCTACTCCATCCAAACTTCTTCAATATGACTGTGGAGGAGGAGCTCATCGATACCAAGTGGCCGAAGATGGATCCCGCGGATGTTGTGGCACAGTGCCATGCCCTGGCGCTGAACACGAAGCCGACACTGACGAGTCCTGGTCCACCGCCTACGGGGAGACTGCCGGATCTGCCGCCACTTCAACGTATACCGCCGAGCGCTCATGGTACGACATCGCCATCGATCAGTCACACCAGCTCGCGCTCAGGAGGTAGTTGGCGTAATACACAATCTACTGCTGTGTCCGCGATCAGCATGGAGGAAAGTCCCGTGCTTGGGCCTGTGGACGATAGATCAGAGGATATGTTGCGGCCGAAGACACCTACGCGCCGATCTGGCGTGTCACCATCACTCGATGAATTCCCTTTGCCGCTTCAAGGATTTCCAACCAACATAGGCTTGGGTAATAGACCGGAACCCAAGAACAACCTCGAATTTCTGCAACAAAAGATCATCGGTCTTCAAAACGATCTCAACTTTGAACGATGGCACAGGGCGCAGTACTCATCTCATATTGGCCAGCTGATGCGCAAGAACGTCAAGGATGCGACGGTTGAAGCGGAAACTTTGAATCTGATCAACGCAAATCGCGCCTTAAAGCAACAACTGGAGCAGGTCCGCAACGCTCGTGAGGCCACGATCAAAGATTCCAATCTCACGCGCAAGCAAACAAGCAACCTGGAGACGAACCTCACGGAACGCTTCCACAAGATGAAGAAGGAGCAGGAGACGTGGGCAGCCGACGCTGACGAGCTCAAACGACTACGCTCGGAGATGAAACACTACCGCGACCTGCTTTCTGCTGCGGAGGCGCGGGAGCTTGGCAAGTCACACCAGCTTGAGATGATGAATCGCGATGTGGAACAGCTTCAGAAACTGCAAAAACAGCTGACGGAAGCACAAAGAAAAGTGCGCGAGTTCGAGTACCGCGAATTTGATTTTGATCAGGCCAAGCGCGAGATGGAGATTCTGCAGAGCGAGAAAGAGACCATGCAAATGCGGCTGCAGCGTCACGAACATGAACGAGAAAGGACGAAGCGGGTGTACGCTGACAGATTGGCCGAGCTTGAGGCTCAAGTTGGCGTTTCTGCCACATATGACCGACCTCCAACATCACTGTCGAATGACAACTATGCGATGCAACAGGCTCTTGCCGATGCACAAGCAAAACTTGCGCAGCTCAAGAAGACGCACTCGCGGTTACTGGAGCGACACACCGACCTAGAACTTGAGTATCAGTCAATCAAAAGTCAGCTCTCGCCAACGAGCTACAATCTAAGACGCAGTGGCAGTGTCGGCGGCTACAGCGACCATGACAGAACACCAGATGCGATGAGTGGCGGTCTCGGCTTTCGACGTGGTGTTATAGACGGCATCTACGAGCTTGCCAGCAAATACGATGCTGCGTCGGAGGCCGCATACACAAACGTCAGTGCCAGCGATCCTGGCCCAAAGCGATACCCTCAGGACATGCGCGCGCTGCCCATATCTCCCGTCTCGGCACCTCGGAGTGAAGCTACGATCAACAGTGCTGCAGGACTGACGTGGAAGCCTCGTTTGTCAACGACGAGCACAAAGAGGAATTCTAGCAAAGCTCCGTCCGCATACATGCCTACTGCGCCCTTGGGAGCGGATGAGCGCAGTGTCATCAGCGGTGATAGCGGAAAGGACAGGAAGGACAAGATCAATGCGGACAGCAAGGTCCGTGTCTATGGCAGAG GAGGTGCGCAGAATATTAAACTCAAGCCCAAGGAGAAGGAGGCCGCGAAAGAAAAGGAAATGAAGGGATTCAAGGCGTTGAAGGGTATCGCGGGCTTGTAG
- a CDS encoding Dicer-like protein 1, with amino-acid sequence MGAPELLRVPDAEDDERDASSVASDAEDDAPVTGPANTWQLKRRAQKAIFESWLVSPAGEEARKPRTKDGRLKEEVDDQQSIHSLLAQQQQGTQIVKNPREYQIELFERAKKENTIAVLDTGSGKTLIAVLLLRWVIDNEIERRAAGHPPKISFFLVASVTLVYQQFSVLECNLDHKVIRLCGADNVDRYSAGDWTQIFHENKVVVCTAEILFQCLSRSFLSMKQINLLIFDEAHHTKKNHSYARIIKDFYIPERRELRPRVFGMTASPIDAKVDVIQAASELESLLDCKIATTQDMSLAEATKSITEEILRYDALPQRCFETPLLQDLKSRFAHIEVFAPTFQRAAEVARHLGRWCADAFLLHALSPEKSRRYSVEVEKKWHARKGTQKLAELDQAVEEVQHATDYIQQQSHVLDEFSWQSDLSSKVHQLDRYLRMQFERESNHRAIVFVDRRYTARLLHILFTRLRGKVGTDHLKGHFLVGSNGGGIDEDSVSFKQQVLTLIKFRKGELNCLFATSVAEEGLDVPDCNLVVRFDMYNTMIQYIQSRGRARNQNSKFIHMVEKGNCAHQQTLGEVRWQETSMRRFCDQLPEDRKLQGNQDHLEVLLEREKDIQVRIEPTSGAKLTYGNALNYIANFVSAIPTDSDEPQHPTYEVQARGQKFQAEVMLPNNAPVRSVVGLIRSRKGLAKRSAAFNACIELRKLAYFDAYFMPTYTKKLPAMRDALLAVDMKKQRGYAMRVKPSIWAEQRGNVPGQLYVTVVDFPKGLDRPHQSIAYLTRTRMPNFPAFSVHLNDGRKKSVVSRSLTKPIVLRGDELAQFTKFTLRVFEDVFSKLYEEDSAQMSYWLAPATVQLSGQDNDNEHIANSDPNTVIDWALLDDVFVVGERKWTPETPKQDLTNLFLVDVWDGSRKFYSKGVDPSKKATDAIPEGVAKSKLTGTILDYSISLWKKARQERDATWSRQQPVVEAEKILTARKNMLAPPEQKEVKQITKAFLCVQPLRISTLRPEIAAPLFIWPAIIYRFESHLISQEGCDIVGVECGPELALAAFTKDSDNSGEHEAAEQVNFQRGMGENYERLEFIGDTFLKTATTLSTFILNPNENEFEFHVRRMLMLCNKNLFHTARELKLYEYIRSLAFNRRLWYPEGMKLLAGTGVVKGEEKVMWHEPRDHALGEKTIADVCEALIGAAFITHDRPGAWKPEHWESAIRAVTTLVNNQDHKMLTWDDYKAAYVKPAYQIQEATAVQKDLVNKVELEHNYRFRYPRLLYSAFMHPSMPFMHEKVPNYQRLEFLGDALLDMASITYLFHKYPDKDPHWLTEHKMAMVSNKFLGALCVNIGFHKHLRHHHAKLEHQCREYAIELLEARRVAGESRDYWTTVSDPPKCLPDIVEAYIGAVFIDSDFNYAEVQRFFDEHVRWYFEDMKIYDTFANNHPCTHLHNMLQTTFGCMDYRLMAKELPSADGMERKDVVAVVMIHDQIVAHSSGKSGRYARLRVANKALEVLEGLVAFEYRAKFRCNCKVDDEHGPVTLLEGQPEQGDMVDCAPGLCEV; translated from the exons ATGGGCGCGCCAGAACTGCTACGCGTACCAGACGCGGAAGACGATGAGCGCGACGCCAGCTCTGTAGCATCTGATGCCGAAGACGATGCACCAGTGACCGGTCCAGCCAACACCTGGCAACTCAAGAGACGCGCTCAAAAGGCCATCTTCGAGTCATGGCTTGTCAGTCCAGCTGGTGAAGAAGCACGCAAGCCACGTACCAAGGACGGCCGCCTTAAGGAGGAGGTCGATGACCAGCAGTCCATTCACTCGCTATTGGCCCAGCAACAACAAGGCACGCAGATCGTCAAGAATCCACGAGAGTATCAGATCGAGCTTTTTGAACGTGCCAAGAAAGAGAACACCATCGCCGTGCTCGATACTGGATCTGGCAAGACACTGATTGCCGTGCTACTGCTTCGCTGGGTCATTGATAATGAGATCGAGAGGAGAGCAGCTGGTCATCCACCCAAAATCTCCTTCTTCCTGGTCGCATCGGTGACATTGGTCTATCAGCAATTCTCCGTTCTGGAGTGCAACCTGGATCACAAAGTCATACGCCTTTGCGGTGCCGACAATGTCGATAGATACAGCGCAGGAGACTGGACTCAAATCTTTCACGAGAACAAAGTTGTGGTGTGCACTGCCGAGATCCTCTTTCAGTGCTTGTCTCGAAGCTTCTTGTCGATGAAGCAGATCAACCTTTTGATCTTCGATGAAGCGCACCACACCAAAAAGAACCACTCTTACGCCAG AATCATCAAAGACTTCTATATACCCGAGCGACGCGAGTTGCGACCACGTGTTTTTGGCATGACTGCAAGTCCAATCGATGCCAAGGTCGACGTTATTCAGGCGGCGTCGGAGCTTGAGAGCCTCCTGGATTGCAAGATTGCTACGACTCAG GATATGAGCCTTGCAGAAGCCACCAAAAGCATCACCGAGGAGATCCTGCGGTACGATGCCTTGCCACAACGATGCTTTGAGACACCTCTCCTGCAAGACCTAAAGTCACGATTCGCGCACATCGAAGTGTTTGCGCCTACTTTCCAGCGTGCCGCAGAAGTGGCGCGTCATCTTGGCCGCTGGTGTGCGGACGCCTTTCTTCTTCACGCTTTGTCGCCTGAGAAATCTAGGAGGTACTCAGTCGAGGTCGAAAAGAAGTGGCATGCGCGTAAAGGCACTCAAAAATTGGCCGAGCTCGATCAAGCCGTTGAAGAAGTCCAGCATGCGACCGACTACATTCAGCAGCAGTCCCATGTTCTCGACGAGTTCTCATGGCAGTCGGATCTGAGCTCGAAGGTGCATCAGCTCGACCGTTACCTTCGAATGCAATTCGAGCGCGAGTCCAATCATCGCGCGATCGTCTTCGTTGACAGGCGGTACACAGCACGCCTACTACACATTCTTTTCACTCGACTGAGAGGAAAGGTAGGGACCGACCACTTGAAAGGCCATTTTCTGGTTGGCTCGAACGGTGGTGGCATCGACGAGGATTCTGTCTCCTTCAAACAGCAAGTCCTCACTCTGATCAAGTTCCGGAAAGGCGAGCTGAATTGCTTGTTTGCCACCTCTGTCGCTGAGGAAGGACTCGATGTGCCAGACTGCAACCTCGTCGTTCGATTCGACATGTACAACACCATGATCCAGTACATCCAGTCGCGTGGTCGTGCTAGGAACCAGAACTCCAAGTTCATCCACATGGTCGAGAAGGGCAATTGTGCGCATCAACAAACTCTTGGCGAGGTCCGCTGGCAGGAGACCAGCATGCGCAGATTCTGCGACCAACTGCCTGAAGATCGGAAACTACAAG GCAACCAAGATCATCTCGAAGTGCTCCTGGAGAGGGAGAAAGACATTCAGGTCCGCATAGAGCCCACGTCTGGAGCGAAACTGACCTATGGCAACGCGCTGAATTACATCGCGAACTTTGTCTCAGCCATCCCCACCGATAGCGATGAGCCGCAGCACCCAACGTATGAGGTTCAGGCTCGTGGCCAAAAGTTCCAAGCGGAGGTTATGCTGCCAAACAACGCTCCTGTGCGGTCAGTCGTCGGCCTCATCCGTTCCAGAAAGGGACTTGCAAAGCGCTCTGCGGCGTTCAACGCTTGCATTGAACTTCGCAAACTAGCCTACTTCGACGCTTACTTCATGCCAACGTACACCAAGAAGCTGCCAGCCATGCGCGACGCCCTTTTGGCGGTGGACATGAAGAAGCAGCGCGGGTATGCGATGCGTGTGAAGCCGAGCATATGGGCGGAGCAGAGAGGGAATGTTCCTGGTCAGCTCTATGTCACGGTCGTCGACTTTCCAAAAGGTCTTGATCGACCACATCAATCTATCGCCTATCTGACCAGGACACGCATGCCCAACTTTCCGGCATTTTCGGTTCACCTGAACGACGGTCGTAAGAAGTCCGTTGTCTCAAGAAGCTTGACGAAGCCGATTGTACTGAGAGGTGACGAGCTTGCCCAGTTCACAAAGTTCACACTGCGGGTCTTCGAGGATGTCTTCAGCAAATTGTACGAAGAGGACAGTGCCCAGATGTCGTACTGGCTAGCACCTGCAACAGTGCAGCTTTCTGGTCAGGACAACGACAATGAGCACATTGCGAACAGCGATCCCAACACAGTCATCGACTGGGCTCTTCTCGATGATGTGTTCGTCGTTGGAGAGCGCAAGTGGACTCCCGAAACGCCTAAACAGGATCTGACGAATCTTTTCCTGGTCGATGTCTGGGATGGTAGTCGCAAATTTTACTCCAAAGGCGTTGACCCTTCGAAGAAGGCGACAGATGCAATTCCTGAAGGTGTCGCAAAGTCCAAGCTTACTGGCACAATCCTGGATTACAGTATCAGCCTGTGGAAGAAAGCTCGACAAGAGCGAGATGCTACTTGGTCTCGACAGCAGCCAGTTGTCGAAGCAGAGAAGATCTTGACAGCACGTAAGAATATGCTCGCGCCCCCGGAGCAGAAAGAAGTCAAGCAGATAACCAAAGCATTTCTGTGCGTACAGCCACTGCGTATCTCGACCTTACGACCGGAGATTGCAGCACCATTGTTCATCTGGCCAGCAATCATATATCGGTTCGAGTCTCACTTAATCAGTCAAGAGGGCTGCGACATTGTTGGAGTCGAATGTGGGCCAGAGCTCGCGCTTGCTGCTTTCACAAAAGATTCGGACAACTCAGGTGAACATGAAGCAGCAGAGCAGGTGAACTTCCAGCGTGGAATGGGCGAGAACTACGAGCGCCTGGAGTTCATCGGAGATACTTTTCTCAAGACGGCCACGACTCTGTCGACATTCATCCTGAATCCGAACGAGAACGAGTTCGAGTTCCACGTTCGCCGAATGCTGATGCTCTGCAACAAGAACCTTTTTCACACTGCTAGGGAGCTCAAGCTCTATGAGTATATTCGCAGCTTGGCCTTCAATCGGCGATTATGGTATCCGGAGGGTATGAAGCTGCTGGCAGGCACTGGTGTTGTCAAAGGCGAGGAGAAGGTGATGTGGCACGAGCCCCGAGATCATGCACTTGGCGAGAAGACCATTGCAGATGTTTGCGAGGCGCTTATTGGAGCCGCTTTCATCACTCATGACCGTCCAGGCGCTTGGAAGCCCGAGCACTGGGAAAGCGCCATACGAGCCGTGACGACGCTCGTTAACAACCAAGATCACAAGATGCTGACATGGGATGACTACAAAGCAGCCTATGTGAAGCCGGCCTACCAGATTCAAGAAGCCACTGCGGTACAGAAAGATCTGGTAAACAAGGTGGAGCTCGAGCACAACTATCGATTCCGGTACCCACGATTGCTCTATTCAGCGTTCATGCATCCCTCGATGCCTTTTATGCACGAGAAAGTGCCGAACTACCAACGCCTGGAATTCCTGGGCGATGCGCTCCTCGACATGGCCAGCATCACCTACCTCTTTCACAAGTACCCGGACAAGGACCCACACTGGCTCACCGAGCACAAGATGGCCATGGTGTCGAACAAGTTCCTGGGAGCACTTTGCGTCAACATTGGCTTCCACAAGCATCTTCGTCATCATCACGCGAAGCTTGAGCACCAATGCCGCGAGTACGCCATCGAGCTCTTAGAAGCCAGACGTGTCGCCGGCGAGAGCAGAGACTACTGGACCACGGTTAGCGACCCGCCCAAGTGCCTTCCTGACATCGTCGAAGCATACATCGGCGCTGTCTTCATCGACTCGGACTTCAATTACGCCGAAGTTCAGCGTTTCTTCGACGAGCACGTCCGTTGGTACTTCGAAGACATGAAGATATACGACACATTCGCGAACAACCACCCCTGCACGCATCTGCATAACATGCTGCAAACCACTTTCGGATGCATGGACTATCGTCTCATGGCGAAGGAGTTGCCTAGTGCGGATGGGATGGAGAGGAAGGATGTGGTTGCTGTAGTCATGATTCACGACCAGATCGTGGCCCATAGCAGCGGCAAGAGTGGCAGGTACGCGAGGTTGAGAGTTGCGAACAAAGCGCTCGAAGTGCTCGAGGGTTTGGTCGCATTCGAGTATCGGGCGAAGTTCCGGTGCAACTGTAAGGTAGATGATGAGCACGGTCCGGTCACATTGCTGGAGGGACAGCCGGAGCAGGGCGATATGGTGGATTGTGCTCCTGGCTTGTGCGAGGTTTGA
- a CDS encoding Ecp21-1 — MLPTIFAATLALIAGTNAVAVAQGAAQPESELINGNRKVCAFDETLGPSLLVASVKVPSQESEINAWAYGINWCTSSNLVSKGKNFCTGRGVEYLHVPLTDKFGAQDDRDCYANFKVEFVGCPDEGNDYTNVTAKFTSTSDGSSFEYQCVSDRELHGCVYNGQLQPPSEASYTAFLTCGITAEP; from the exons ATGCTTCCAACTATCTTCGCCGCCACCCTGGCCCTCATCGCCGGCACCAATGCCGTAGCCGTTGCTCAAGGCGCCGCCCAGCCAGAGAGCGAGCTCATCAACGGCAACCGCAAAGTTTGCGCTTTCGACGAGACTCTCGGTCCAAGCCTTCTCGTTGCCTCCGTCAA AGTCCCCTCCCAAGAATCCGAAATCAACGCCTGGGCCTACGGCATCAACTGGTGCACCTCCTCCAACCTCGTCTCCAAGGGCAAAAACTTCTGCACAGGCCGCGGAGTCGAGTACCTCCACGTTCCCCTCACCGACAAGTTCGGTGCCCAAGACGACCGTGACTGCTACGCGAACTTCAAGGTGGAGTTTGTGGGTTGCCCCGATGAGGGAAATGATTACACCAATGTTACTGCCAAGTTCACGTCTACATCGGATGGCTCGAGCTTTGAGTACCAGTGTGTCAGTGATCGGGAGCTGCATGGTTGTGTTTACAATGGACAGCTGCAGCCGCCCAGCGAGGCTAGTTATACTGCGTTCTTGACT TGCGGTATCACCGCTGAGCCCTAG